TGCTTTTTTATTTACCAGGTTCATCGCGTTGGAAGTTTGATGATCTTCTGCCGCAAAAGGGTAGGGCACAAAGATCACCGGCTTTTTCACTACGCATAATTCTGCGATGGCCAGCGCGCCTGCGCGCGACAGCACTACATCAGCAGCTTTGTAGGCAAAGTCCATGACATTAATAAATTCATGCACCTTTATATTTGCCGCAAAAGGCGCTGCTGCTGCTTTTGCCGTTTCGTAATATGGTTTGCCTGTTTGCCAGATCAGTTGCAGATCTTTCTGCACAATTGTTTCCAGCAAAGGTTGTAATGCTTCGTTGATCGATTTCGCACCGAGGCTTCCGCCTACGGCGAATATTGTTTTCTTTGTATGGCTTAGTCCAAAATGTTGCAGGGCATCTTCCCGGCTCACGGCAGACTGTGTGATGTTGTTCCTCACCGGGTTGCCGGTGAACACCAGTTTGCCGGCAGGAAAAAACTTATCCATACCATCATATGCCACGCAGATCTTTTTTGCTTTCTTACCCAGTATCTTATTGGTTTTACCGGCAAAAGAGTTCTGTTCCTGTATCAATGTCGGGATACCATTCCGTTGTGCTTTTCTCAACATAGGAAAGCTGGCGTAGCCACCTACACCTACTACAGCATCCGGCCGGAAGCTTTCCAGTATTGCTTTTGCCTGTCTCAGGCTTTTCCAGATTTTGAAAGGCAGCAGTATATTTTTGAAGATATTACTGCGATTGAAGCCGGCTATTTCCAGTCCTTTGATAGGATAACCCGCTTGTGGCACTTTCTCCATTTCCATTTTACCGAGGGCACCTACAAAGAGAATTTCTATATCCGGTTCAATTTTTTTCAACGCATTAGCAATAGCTATCGCAGGGAAGATATGTCCTCCTGTGCCGCCACCTGCTATTATCACTTTGCGTTGCATGTTGTACCTGTTGTTATTGATTATTATAAATACGTATTAAGCGACTGCAGCGTTTTCTGTCTGCGCAATTACTTTTTCCAAACGTTCTTTTTCTGCCTGTTTACCTTCCATCTCTTCCACATTACGTGCTACACTGAGGATGATACCGATGGCCATACTGGTAAATAATACAGAAGAGCCACCCATACTTACCAGTGGAAGGGTAACTCCTGTAACCGGGAACAGTTGTACGTTTACCGCCATATTGGTTAACGCCTGTATCACCAGTGTTACACTTAATCCTACTGCCAGGAATGCACCAAAAGCATAAGGACATTTTCTATAGATCCTGATACTCCGCAGCAGCAACAGCATATAGGCGGCCAGGATCAGGAATGCGCCAAACATGCCATACTCTTCAATGATTGTTGCGTAGATATAATCAGAGTAGGCGTGTGGCAAAAAGTTGCGTTGCGTACTGTTACCGGGGCCTTTACCCAGCACACCACCACCGGCAATCGCGATGTTGGCCTGTTGTACCTGGTAGGGCATCTCACTGTGTTCATTATTTACAAAGTTGTCGATACGTTTTTCCCATGTTTTGGTACGCATCTCCATGCCTGTCATTTTTGCTACAAAGAACATGAGCACTATCAGTACCATTCCTGCTGCAACCATGGAAGCGAGGAACCTTACGGGTACCCTGCCGATGAAACACAGCAACATACAGCTGGCGCCCAGCAGTAATGCGGTACTCATATTGGCGGGCATGATCAGTACACAGATGATACCTACCGGAATAATGATCGGTAGGAATCCTTTTCTAAAATCGTTGATCACGTGTTGTTTTTTTGACAACTGCCTGCTTACATACATGAATAAGGCCAGTTTGGCCACATCCGATGTTTGGAAGGTAAGGTTGATGATCGGTAGCCTGATCCATCTGCTGGCTTCATTGATATTCGAACCGAATGCCAGTGTATATATCAGCAGCGGTATGGATACCAGGAAGCCTATCTGTGCCACACGGGCGTAAATGGTATAATTTACGCGGTGTGCAAAGTAGATGATCAGCAAACCCATTACCAGTACCGTGAGCTGTTTCAGCAGATAATATTCTGTGTGGCCACCACGTTCGCGGTAGGCCAGTGAACCGGTGGCGCTATATACAGCCAGCAAGCTAACCAGCGATAGAAAAAATACTATCGTCCAGATAACTTTATCGCCTTTTGTCCTATAGAGCAATGAGTTCATTTATTTGTTTTTAGTCTTCAGCTAATGGCTGTCAACTTTTCGTTTATTCTTACCCGTTATTCAACCTGTTACCTTTTACTACAATGCTATCACTGCTTCTTTGAACTTGCGTCCCCTGTCTTCATAATTTTTAAACAGGTCGAAGCTGGCACAAGCCGGTGAAAGCATCACGATATCACCTTTGGTAGCCTGTTCGAAAGCGGCCTTTACGGCTTCTTCCATGCTACTGGTGTTGATCATGACAGGCGTATCTTTCGATAACGCTGCTGCTATCGGTGTGTTATCTATGCCCAGGCAAATAATGGCTTTTACTTTTTCCTTCACCAGATCACGGATAGCATTGTAGTCATTGCCTTTGTCTACACCGCCCATGATCAGTACGATCGGCTTGTCGAAACTTTCGAGGGCGAACCATACGGAATTAACATTGGTGGCTTTGCTGTCGTTGATAAAATCAACGCCTTTCACGGTAGCCACATATTCCATCCGGTGCTCGAGGCTTTTGAATGACGTAAGGCTCTCTCGGATCTTTTCTTTTCGTATATCCATGGTTCTGCCTGCAATTCCTGCTGCCATCGAATTATATAAATTGTGTTTGCCTTTTAATGACAGATCATACATGGACATGATTACCGGTTCTCCATCGACCTCGATGTGCACCTGGTCGTTGGCAATAAAGCCGCCTTCTTTCAGTGGTTTCATGATGGTAAAAGGTATTAATGTTGAATAAATGGGTTGCTGCGCTAAATGCTGCATGATCTCATGGTCGTCCATGCAATAGATGAAGTAATCCTCCTTCGTCTGGTTCATGGCGATTCTGAATTTGGCCGCTGCATAGTTTTCCATTTTGTACTCGTAGCGGTCCAGATGATCAGGCGTAATGTTCAGCAGGATGGCCACATTGGGTTTAAACTCCTTTATGTCATCCAGCTGGAAGCTGCTGATTTCAATCACATAATACTCCGCTGGTGCGGTCGCCACCTGCCTGGCATAGCTTACACCAATATTGCCAACCATGGCCACATCGAGTCCTGCAGACTTAAAGATGTGGTAGGTGAGGGCCGTAGTAGTGCTTTTGCCGTTGCTGCCGGTGATGGCAATAATCTTTTTACCTGTCGAGAAACGGTAGGCCAACTCTATCTCGGAAATCACGGGTACACCTTTTTCGCGTACCTTTTTCATCAGTTCCGATTTTTCGGGGATGCCGGGGCTTTTTACTATTTCGTCTGCCCCCAGGATCACATCCCAGGAATGATGTCCTTCTTCAAAAGAGATGTGGTTTACCGCCAGTTCCTGTTTATAGTTATCTTTTATAATGCTGCCATCGGATACGAACACATCATACCCCTGCTGTTTTCCCAGCAAGGCCGCGCCTATTCCACTTTCACCGGCTCCTAATATGATGAGTTTGTGTTTCATTTTTTTTCTTCGTTATGAATATTTGTGATTATCTCATTTTAAATGTTGCAATAGCAAATACCACGCACATCACGGTCACGATCCAGAAGCGTACGGATATTTTACTTTCATGATAGCCAATCTTCTGATAGTGGTGATGCAGCGGCGACATTTTCAGTATACGTCTGCCTTCACCATATTTCTTCTTTGTGTATTTAAAGTAAGACACCTGCAACATCACAGACAACAGTTCCACCAGGAATACGCCGCAGAAAATCGGGATCAGCAATTCCTTCCGCACAATGAAGGCCAGTGCAGCAATGATGCCTCCCAGTGCCAGGCTGCCGGTATCTCCCATGAACACCTGCGCCGGATAAGCATTGTACCAGAGGAAACCTACACAGGCACCTACGAAAGCCGCAATGAAAATAGACAGCTCTCCCAGGTTAGGGATGTACATGATGTTCAGGTATTCTGCAAACTGGATGTTGCCCGATACATAAGCAAAAATGCCGAGACATACTCCGATTATGCCCGACACTCCTGTTGCCAGGCCATCCAATCCATCCGTTATATTTGCGCCGTTGGATACGGCGGTGATGATAAAGATGACGATCAGTATATAGATGACGAACGTATATTTTTCTGCGCCGGGTATCCAGGAGATCAGTTTGGAATAATTGAACTCATGATTTTTTACAAAAGGAATAGTGGTGATGGGCGTTTTCACATCCACAAACCGGTGTCCGTCTTTAGTAACGCGTTCCGGATGATTGGTCATCTGTCTTTCGTAGGGGGCCAGTTTCTTGGCGCCAATTACCTCGCGGGATACTACCACATCGGTATTGAAATAGAGGGTAGATCCTACGATCAAACCAAGACCAACCTGTCCCAGTATTTTGAACCTGCCGGCCAATCCTTCTTTATTCTTTTTAAATACTTTGATATAATCGTCCAGGAATCCGATCAGCCCCAGCCAAACGGTACATAATAAAACCAGCCAGATATATACATTGGCGATCTGCGCAAAAAGTAAAGTAGGGATGATGATAGCAGCGAGTATAATAAGCCCCCCCATAGTAGGTGTGCCCTTCTTGGTGTTTTCACCCTGAAGGCCCAGCTCACGGATCGTTTCACCGATCTGTTTGCGTTGCAGGAGTTTTATAATACGTTTACCCAATAACAAGGAGATAACCAGCGAGAGCAGGAGTGCCATCGTTACGCGGAAGGTGATAAACTGAAACATTCCACCACCAACGATGCTGTAGTTAAATTCTGTTTTCAGGTAATTTAAAAAATAATATAACATACGTTTTAGTCGAAGCTGTCCGGCCCGCCATATGCGGATCGTAGCTGTTAAGTCATTGAGTTATTAAGTATCAGTTCTTCGAAAAATTATTTATCCATCATCTTCATCATCTCCAGCAGCACCTGTTTATCGTCGAAGGGATGTTTCACCCCATTTATATCCTGGTATTTTTCGTGGCCTTTTCCTGCCACGAGGATGATATCTTCTTTGCCGGCGAGGGTGACTGCGGTTTTAATCGCTTCTTTCCTATCGGTAATGGATATCACTTTCTTTTTAAGGTGAACGGGAACGCCTGCTTCCATTTCATGAATGATCGCCGCCGGGTCTTCTGAGCGGGGATTATCGGAAGTCAGGATTACACGGTCACTATTTTCTGCGGCTACATCCGCCATTACAGGGCGTTTCGCTGTATCTCTGTCGCCACCGCAGCCCACTACGGTGATCACCTTTTCGTATCCTTTGCGCAGGTTTTTAATCGTAGCCAGTACATTTTTTAATGCATCCGGCGTATGTGCGTAGTCCACGATAGCGATAATCTGCTCCTGGTCTGAAACG
The Chitinophaga sp. MM2321 DNA segment above includes these coding regions:
- the murG gene encoding undecaprenyldiphospho-muramoylpentapeptide beta-N-acetylglucosaminyltransferase — translated: MQRKVIIAGGGTGGHIFPAIAIANALKKIEPDIEILFVGALGKMEMEKVPQAGYPIKGLEIAGFNRSNIFKNILLPFKIWKSLRQAKAILESFRPDAVVGVGGYASFPMLRKAQRNGIPTLIQEQNSFAGKTNKILGKKAKKICVAYDGMDKFFPAGKLVFTGNPVRNNITQSAVSREDALQHFGLSHTKKTIFAVGGSLGAKSINEALQPLLETIVQKDLQLIWQTGKPYYETAKAAAAPFAANIKVHEFINVMDFAYKAADVVLSRAGALAIAELCVVKKPVIFVPYPFAAEDHQTSNAMNLVNKKAGLIIKDEEVRTQLGNVLFNLLQNRALMEQLEQHIGSLGNPNADMMIAKEVISIF
- a CDS encoding FtsW/RodA/SpoVE family cell cycle protein, producing the protein MNSLLYRTKGDKVIWTIVFFLSLVSLLAVYSATGSLAYRERGGHTEYYLLKQLTVLVMGLLIIYFAHRVNYTIYARVAQIGFLVSIPLLIYTLAFGSNINEASRWIRLPIINLTFQTSDVAKLALFMYVSRQLSKKQHVINDFRKGFLPIIIPVGIICVLIMPANMSTALLLGASCMLLCFIGRVPVRFLASMVAAGMVLIVLMFFVAKMTGMEMRTKTWEKRIDNFVNNEHSEMPYQVQQANIAIAGGGVLGKGPGNSTQRNFLPHAYSDYIYATIIEEYGMFGAFLILAAYMLLLLRSIRIYRKCPYAFGAFLAVGLSVTLVIQALTNMAVNVQLFPVTGVTLPLVSMGGSSVLFTSMAIGIILSVARNVEEMEGKQAEKERLEKVIAQTENAAVA
- the murD gene encoding UDP-N-acetylmuramoyl-L-alanine--D-glutamate ligase; this encodes MKHKLIILGAGESGIGAALLGKQQGYDVFVSDGSIIKDNYKQELAVNHISFEEGHHSWDVILGADEIVKSPGIPEKSELMKKVREKGVPVISEIELAYRFSTGKKIIAITGSNGKSTTTALTYHIFKSAGLDVAMVGNIGVSYARQVATAPAEYYVIEISSFQLDDIKEFKPNVAILLNITPDHLDRYEYKMENYAAAKFRIAMNQTKEDYFIYCMDDHEIMQHLAQQPIYSTLIPFTIMKPLKEGGFIANDQVHIEVDGEPVIMSMYDLSLKGKHNLYNSMAAGIAGRTMDIRKEKIRESLTSFKSLEHRMEYVATVKGVDFINDSKATNVNSVWFALESFDKPIVLIMGGVDKGNDYNAIRDLVKEKVKAIICLGIDNTPIAAALSKDTPVMINTSSMEEAVKAAFEQATKGDIVMLSPACASFDLFKNYEDRGRKFKEAVIAL
- the mraY gene encoding phospho-N-acetylmuramoyl-pentapeptide-transferase, with amino-acid sequence MLYYFLNYLKTEFNYSIVGGGMFQFITFRVTMALLLSLVISLLLGKRIIKLLQRKQIGETIRELGLQGENTKKGTPTMGGLIILAAIIIPTLLFAQIANVYIWLVLLCTVWLGLIGFLDDYIKVFKKNKEGLAGRFKILGQVGLGLIVGSTLYFNTDVVVSREVIGAKKLAPYERQMTNHPERVTKDGHRFVDVKTPITTIPFVKNHEFNYSKLISWIPGAEKYTFVIYILIVIFIITAVSNGANITDGLDGLATGVSGIIGVCLGIFAYVSGNIQFAEYLNIMYIPNLGELSIFIAAFVGACVGFLWYNAYPAQVFMGDTGSLALGGIIAALAFIVRKELLIPIFCGVFLVELLSVMLQVSYFKYTKKKYGEGRRILKMSPLHHHYQKIGYHESKISVRFWIVTVMCVVFAIATFKMR